Genomic segment of Triticum aestivum cultivar Chinese Spring chromosome 6A, IWGSC CS RefSeq v2.1, whole genome shotgun sequence:
TCAAGTGTAGGACCGCTGAGTCAGTGAGAGAACCTGGCTTCTGCAGCATCGCTCGGCGCGACAGTAAAGCGGAAGACGGTTATGACGTGTAGGACCGCTGAGTCAGTGAGAGAACCTGTAATTCCGGCTTGGATTTTCTTTTCTCAAGTGCGGCAAACAGGTCTAGGATCGGGGTAGGGTTGATATTGACCGGGATTAGAAAGGTTGGGGTATAGATTTCATGGATTCAAATGTTGAGGTTCGATTCCGACAAACTCTACGAGTTTAAGATTTAAAACAGACTTTACTCGGGTGTATTTTGACGAAACATTCTCCCCCGGCCCGTGGTGAAGGAGGCCACGATCCGCACCACCACGAACGGAGAGAGTCAAATAGGCAATCTCCACCACGAACATCCGTGCATGTCTGGTTCACAGGGCCGCCCTATCCGTTTTGTATCTTTTTTTAAGGGCGAATCCGTTTTGTATCTGTATTAACATTAAAATGCAATAAAGCTCCCACATTCCCTAAAAAAAAGCTGATAATAATTATCTCATGCCAGGCATGCCGGCGATATGCTAAGCTCAGCTTAATTACAATTATTTCATGCCGTGAATGCCGTATGCTAAACTAATGCCGTGAATGCCGTATCCCTGCGCCCTGCCCGTCTCGTGTCGCCATGCAGGAGTCCTCGCCTATATAACGCGAGCTAGCACCCGTCTCCATGCACAGCATACCATCCGCAACAAGGATATATTGACCTACAGCTAATCGCTTGTACGAGGTAGCCACAGCGGCTTGGGATTCGTATACACACATAGGTAGGCATGGGCACCAGCAACGCGCGATGGCTGATGGTCGTGTCGTGTCTGGCCGTCATGGCCCTGGCGGCCGGAGCGCGCCGGCCGAGCATCGATGACGACGCTGCGCCCGCCCCGGCACCGGCTCCCATCAAGTGGGGAGTAAAGGCGGAGGTCCGCGGGTTCGCGAGGGCGGACGGGACGCGGTTCACGGTGGGCGGCCGGCCGTTCTACCCGAACGGCTTCAACGCCTACTGGCTCATGTACATGGCGTCGAACCCCGCCGACCGGAGCAAGGTGCTCGACGTGCTGGACCAGGCGTCCCGCCTCGGCGCGACGGTCATCAGGACGTGGGCCTTCAGCGATGGCGGCAGCAACCGTCCGCTGCAGACCACCCCCGGCGTGTACAGCGAGGACGTGTTCGTGGTACGTACTACTGTTAGATAGATGGACTCTCGCTAATCTTGTTAACCAATATATAACAACATGTTGTCAAAAAAATAACCGCATGCTCCTTTTTTCGACGGAATAATCACCACAATGTTTAAattaagatatttccctcaaaaaaTGTTTAAATTAAGATACATATCCGACGTCAGATTTTTACGTCAAAATCTAACGCCTTCAGGTACGTCGGATCTTGATCCAACGCATGGCAAATACCCTTCTGCAGCGTTTTTGTGTCAATCTTTTATACCACATGACAATTTTCACTTTAGAACATGGAAAATCCCTATACAACAACTAACATGGCAATTTTTTTGTTTCTGCATGACAATTGTGGAGCAGAGCGTTTGTTGGGATTTGCCAAAAATCAGATTTTTAGCATTCCCCTAAATTAAATGGTATTGCTAATTAAACAACATTTTTTGTCTCATCATTGGTGTccattaattttttttcaattcaTACCTTTGTGGTAAAAAGTTTCCTAACATATAAGATGGACCTGTTTAATTACATGGACATTAGATGTGGATGTAAATTTATCTGATACGAAACTGCACCAATTCATGATGACAAATACTAACATTAAGATGACATGTTTACATGCTGAGAGAAACATCTTCAAAACATCCGTGGTTTGAAAAAATATCTCGAAAAACATATGTAATTAATCTCTTTCATATACTTTCTCTGACGGTATATATGCAGGGACTAGACTTTGTGATCGCCGAAGCGAAGAAGCGAGGGCTCTACTTGATCCTGAGCCTGGTGAACAACTGGGGTGACTTTGGCGGGAAGAGACAGTATGTGCAGTGGGCCTGAGCCTGGTGAACAACTGGGGTGACTTTGGCGGGAAGAGACAGTATGTGCAGTGGGCCAAAGACCAGGGCCACAACCTGGGCTCCGACGATGACTTCTTCAGGGACGCCCTCACCCAGCAGTTCTACAAGGAGCACGTCAAGGTCCGGCCGTCCGTCCTTGAAGGCACTCCCCTAAAATAAACTGATCGCGTGCACTGCATGTTCCACTGCCGTGACGTAAACCTCGATCATGATTAGCATCTTGTGTATGCACCGTATGTATATAGATCGTATCATTTGTGTGTTTTGTGTGTGTGGAACAGAGGGTGCTGACGAGGATCAACAGCTTCACGGGGGTGGCGTACAAGGACGAGCCCACCATCTTTGCATGGGAGCTGATGAACGAGCCCCGCGTGCTGACCGACCCCTCCGGGAAGACCATGCAGGCCTGGGTGGCGCTCATGTCCTCCTACGTCAAGTCCATCGATGACAAGCACATGGTGGAGGTCGGCCTCGAGGGGTTTTACGGCGAATCCACGCCCGAGCGCAAGCGGTTCAACCCTGGCGGAGACTCCGCCGGCACCGACTTCATCGGGAACAACCGCATCCCCACCGTCGACTTCGCCACCATCCACTACTACCCCGACGTGTGGTAAGCAAACCATAGCCACACCCAAATTTCCTCTCAGCTCTGATAACCGATGGATTTGTGTTGACCGTGCGTGTGGCTTGTGTGTGTCAGGCTGCCGGGTTCGACCGGGGAGCAGCAGGTGGAGTTCTGGAAGAAGTGGATGGCATCGCACATCGAGGACACGGCAAAGGCGCTGCGGAAGCCGCTGGTGGTGGCTGAGTTTGGATGGAACTCCGTCGGCAACGCGGtgacggcgcgggacgactacTTCCGCATGGTGTACGACGCCATCTACGCGTCTGCGAAGAGGGGCGGGCCGTGCGCTGGGGGCCTCTTCTGGCAGGTCTTGGCGCCCGGGATGGAGAGCTGGACCGACCGCTACGCCGTCGTGCTTgagcgcagctccaccaccgccgccatcgtCTCCCAGGAGTACGCTAGGATCGGCAGAATCACGCCGTGAGTCTAGCTTGAGTAGATGCATCCACGGGTGCGTTCCGCCTCGCCCGCGCGTTGGGGGAACAGCCTGCAGGAAGCAAGGACCCACGAGTCGTGTTAGGATAGTTGCAATCGTCTAATTAGGTCAAGATTGCTCACAAATAAGGCTAACATATGTAGTGGCATACCAAGGAATGAGGTCCCCATTATAACATATTAATAAAGATTAAAGGTTTTCTAAAAGGACCCATCTCTTTATCTCTTCTCTACTTATATATTTATGTGGACCGCAATACTTGGCACACGTGTGTGCCGTATTGCTAAAACTACCACACAACTTTTTCCTTCCTTTTAATTACATGCATGATTGCATTAGGATGAATCACAATCATTTCATGTGCATTCTTTTCTTTAATTACATGCATGTATTCAAGGACAAAAAAACTGATGTCATCAGAACTCTCCtatttttgaaaattcaaaatgttttgtagctcaaaccgccGGTCTAATACAAAACTGTTCTCACAAAAAAGATTTGtcacgacgagatcttcgaaactagatcccatgttggtatgtttcgaCGACTTTTTTCGGGTCAGAAGTTACCGCGCCTCGGCTACATAAGTTACCACGCATGTGGTATGCAACTTACCGTGTTATTTTCACACAAGTTACCGAGGTTTCAACATCTCTTTTCTCTTCTTGGTCAAAGTTACCGTGGTGTTTATACGTAAGCTATCGGATATGTGCTCTTACCGTGATATTTTCATATAAGTTCTCGGGGATATGTTTTCCAATATTTTTTCTGCTGTTGGTCTAAGTTCCCGTGGTGTTTGTACGTAAACTATCGGGTATGCGGTTAAtatattaccgtgctattttcacAAAGAGTTACCTGGGGTATGTTTTTCAGCAAAAAAAATCCCTCGATCATAGTTAGTGCGGCGTTTGTACTAAGTTATCGGATATGCGGTTCATATATCAACttgctattttcacataagttatcgGGGTATATTTTTCAACAACTTTTCTTCCCTTGGTCATACCGCGatgtttgtacgtaagttatcgAGTATGTGGTTCTTATATTACCATATTATTTTCACAAAAGTTATTAagggtatgtttttcaacaacttttttgcTTTCTtcaaagttatcatggtgtttATACGAAAGTTATGAGATCTACAGTTTGTATATTGTCGTGTTATTTTTCACATAAGCTACTGGAGGGTATATTTTTTAATAACTTTTTTCCCAACCCGCAAAAGTTACCACAATGTTTGTATATAAGTTATAGGGTCTGTGGTCCGTTATTAACATCAATCCAGGTGGAAACTTTTGCAGAAATATAACATGTTCGTCGCTCAGATTGGTTGTGCAGCCATTTCTAAGTGTTATGGAAGCACACAAAATTGATGATGAGTTAAACTAAAGCAAGATGCAGTGAATTTGTACACAAACATGCAGATATTTTTGCTCCATTTTTTT
This window contains:
- the LOC123131072 gene encoding putative mannan endo-1,4-beta-mannosidase 9 — its product is MGTSNARWLMVVSCLAVMALAAGARRPSIDDDAAPAPAPAPIKWGVKAEVRGFARADGTRFTVGGRPFYPNGFNAYWLMYMASNPADRSKVLDVLDQASRLGATVIRTWAFSDGGSNRPLQTTPGVYSEDVFVGLDFVIAEAKKRGLYLILSLVNNWGDFGGKRQQYVQWAKDQGHNLGSDDDFFRDALTQQFYKEHVKVRPSIVSFVCFVCVEQRVLTRINSFTGVAYKDEPTIFAWELMNEPRVLTDPSGKTMQAWVALMSSYVKSIDDKHMVEVGLEGFYGESTPERKRFNPGGDSAGTDFIGNNRIPTVDFATIHYYPDVWLPGSTGEQQVEFWKKWMASHIEDTAKALRKPLVVAEFGWNSVGNAVTARDDYFRMVYDAIYASAKRGGPCAGGLFWQVLAPGMESWTDRYAVVLERSSTTAAIVSQEYARIGRITP